In one window of Bdellovibrio bacteriovorus W DNA:
- a CDS encoding putative transcriptional regulator PhoB-like protein (COG0745 Response regulators consisting of a CheY-like receiver domain and a winged-helix DNA-binding domain) yields the protein MKDKKINTKELISKIEKMTKSRIASQEVVSLDSFREAKKKLDPKVILVIEDDETMRLALKRILESEGYITKLAADGTELSSVLDDHPVDLILMDVGLPWVNGFELAQLLKEHKDLKKIPLVFVSGKSSDEDMRRAFEIGADDYIKKPFDIEKLKKTVETLLKLNT from the coding sequence ATGAAAGATAAAAAAATAAACACCAAGGAACTTATTTCTAAAATCGAAAAGATGACGAAGTCCCGTATTGCCAGTCAAGAAGTGGTATCATTGGATTCTTTTCGAGAAGCTAAAAAGAAGTTAGATCCCAAAGTTATTTTGGTTATCGAAGACGACGAGACAATGCGTTTGGCCCTTAAAAGAATCCTTGAGTCTGAAGGTTATATTACTAAGCTTGCTGCCGATGGAACGGAGCTTTCAAGCGTCCTCGACGATCATCCAGTGGATTTGATTTTGATGGATGTGGGCTTACCTTGGGTGAATGGCTTTGAGCTTGCGCAGCTTCTTAAAGAACATAAAGACCTCAAGAAAATTCCTTTGGTATTCGTTTCAGGCAAGTCTTCAGATGAAGATATGCGCAGAGCCTTTGAAATTGGTGCCGATGATTATATCAAAAAGCCTTTCGACATCGAAAAGCTTAAGAAGACAGTCGAAACTCTTCTGAAACTCAATACCTAA